One window of Pyrus communis chromosome 12, drPyrComm1.1, whole genome shotgun sequence genomic DNA carries:
- the LOC137709882 gene encoding protein LURP-one-related 17-like, producing MKSVPLLKSLSRSVHNHQEQHDHQEYKATDGCTSGACASLTVWRKSLLISCKGFTVIDSNGDLVYRVDNYVGHPEEVILMDGSGKSVLTMRRRKKLSLVDGWFVHEGETGGCCTKRATAASKSRPTFYVRKNMNMLNTNPSSLLAYVYRETCGHKRHAYVIEGSYTHRSCKVSDESRNVVAEIKKKEANIGGVSYGVDVFHLIVHHGFDSGFAMALVLVLDQLFS from the exons atGAAGTCTGTTCCTTTGTTGAAATCTTTGTCTAGGTCCGTCCATAATCATCAAGAACAACATGATCACCAAGAATACAAGGCCACTGATGGTTGTACTTCCGGGGCCTGCGCATCATTAACAGTGTGGAGAAAATCCCTTCTAATTAGCTGTAAAGGGTTCACGGTCATCGATTCCAATGGAGATCTCGTTTATCGGGTGGACAACTACGTCGGACATCCTGAGGAAGTCATTCTGATGGATGGCTCTGGAAAATCTGTCCTCACAATGCGTCGCCGAAAG AAGCTTAGTCTCGTTGATGGTTGGTTTGTGCACGAAGGGGAAACTGGCGGTTGTTGCACAAAAAGAGCAACCGCAGCATCAAAAAGTAGGCCAACGTTTTACGTGAGGAAGAACATGAACATGCTAAATACCAATCCCAGTAGTCTACTTGCCTATGTGTATCGCGAGACATGTGGTCACAAAAGACATGCATATGTGATTGAAGGTTCTTACACGCACAGATCATGCAAGGTATCAGATGAGTCGAGGAATGTGGTAGCTGAGATcaagaaaaaagaagcaaatatTGGAGGTGTTTCTTATGGGGTagatgtttttcatttgattgtgCATCATGGCTTTGATTCTGGATTTGCAATGGCTCTTGTATTAGTATTAGATCAGTTGTTTTCTTAG